A genomic window from Brassica oleracea var. oleracea cultivar TO1000 chromosome C8, BOL, whole genome shotgun sequence includes:
- the LOC106309999 gene encoding WUSCHEL-related homeobox 4-like produces the protein MKVHEFSNGFSSWEQHDSPSSLSLSCKRLRPLAPKLSGSPCSPSSSSGVTSATFDLKSFIKPDQTGPRKFEYSIEHQRDLPQVGTHQGGTRWNPTQEQIGILEMLYKGGMRTPNAQQIENITSQLGKYGKIEGKNVFYWFQNHKARERQKQKRNNFISLSCLSSFKTTNINNASVTTKTTTSSNDVIRRDSMVEKGELVEEAEYKRTCRSWGFENLEIDSRRNINSSKNATMATTFNKIIENVTLELFPLHPEGR, from the exons ATGAAGGTTCATGAGTTTTCCAATGGGTTTTCGTCCTGGGAACAACATGATTCGCCATCATCCCTTAGCCTAAGCTGCAAACGCCTCCGTCCTCTCGCTCCTAAGCTCTCCGGCAGCCCTTGCTCTCCTTCTTCTTCCTCCGGCGTCACTTCCGCTACTTTCGACCTCAAGAGCTTCATTAAACCCGATCAAACCGGTCCAAGAAAATTTGAATACTCTATTGAACACCAACGAGACCTTCCTCAA GTGGGGACGCACCAGGGAGGGACAAGGTGGAACCCAACTCAAGAACAGATAGGGATACTTGAGATGTTATACAAAGGTGGAATGCGCACTCCTAACGCGCAACAGATCGAGAACATCACTTCTCAACTCGGTAAATACGGAAAAATTGAAGGAAAGAATGTATTTTACTGGTTTCAGAACCACAAAGCCCGCGAGAGGCAGAAGCAGAAGAGGAACAACTTCATCAGCTTAAGTTGCCTAAGCAGCTTCAAGACCACTAATATCAATAACGCAAGTGTAACAACGAAGACAACAACATCGTCAAATGACGTGATCAGG AGAGACTCAATGGTTGAGAAGGGGGAGTTAGTGGAAGAAGCTGAGTACAAGAGGACATGTAGGAGCTGGGGATTTGAGAACTTGGAGATAGATAGCAGACGAAACATAAATAGTAGTAAAAATGCTACAATGGCAACTACTTTCAACAAAATCATTGAAAATGTAACGCTCGAGCTTTTCCCATTGCACCCTGAAGGTAGGTGA